A stretch of Campylobacter concisus DNA encodes these proteins:
- the ychF gene encoding redox-regulated ATPase YchF produces MGLSVGIVGLPNVGKSTTFNALTKAQNAESANYPFCTIEPNKAIVPVPDKRLNELAKIVNPNKIQYSTIEFVDIAGLVKGASSGEGLGNKFLSNIRETELILHIVRCFEDENITHVEGSVDPVRDIEIIQTELILADIEQLNKKIEKLIREAKANAKGAKEALEIANLLLAHLNDGKSASSFEQRDSEAFLALNKELRLLSAKEVVYGANVDEEGLSEDNKFVKALKEYAKASDHEVIKLCAKVEEELIGLSDEEAHEFLASIGTSESGLEKIIRTSFAKLNLISYFTAGVVEVRAWTITKGWKAPKAASVIHNDFERGFIRAEVIGYEDYIAHGGENGAKEAGKMRLEGKEYIVQDGDVMHFRFNV; encoded by the coding sequence ACCAAATGTGGGCAAATCAACGACATTTAACGCACTTACAAAGGCGCAAAACGCCGAAAGTGCGAACTATCCGTTTTGCACGATCGAGCCAAACAAAGCCATCGTGCCAGTGCCTGATAAACGCCTAAATGAGCTTGCAAAGATAGTTAATCCAAACAAAATTCAATACTCAACCATAGAATTTGTAGATATTGCTGGTCTTGTAAAGGGTGCAAGCTCTGGCGAGGGACTTGGCAATAAATTTTTATCAAACATTAGAGAGACAGAGCTTATCCTTCATATAGTTCGTTGCTTTGAAGATGAAAACATCACACACGTCGAGGGCAGCGTCGATCCAGTAAGAGACATCGAGATCATCCAAACTGAGCTAATACTGGCCGATATCGAGCAGTTAAATAAAAAGATAGAAAAGCTCATAAGAGAAGCAAAAGCAAATGCAAAAGGCGCAAAAGAGGCGCTTGAGATAGCAAATTTACTTTTAGCTCACCTAAATGATGGCAAAAGCGCAAGCAGCTTTGAGCAAAGAGACAGTGAGGCGTTTTTAGCGCTCAACAAAGAGCTAAGGCTTCTGAGCGCTAAAGAGGTAGTTTATGGCGCAAATGTCGATGAAGAGGGGCTTAGCGAAGATAATAAATTTGTAAAAGCACTAAAAGAGTACGCAAAAGCCTCAGACCACGAGGTTATCAAGCTTTGCGCAAAAGTAGAAGAGGAGCTAATAGGTCTAAGCGATGAGGAGGCGCACGAGTTTTTGGCATCTATCGGCACGAGCGAGAGTGGCCTTGAAAAGATCATCAGGACATCTTTTGCAAAGCTAAATTTAATAAGCTATTTCACTGCTGGCGTCGTTGAAGTAAGGGCTTGGACAATCACAAAGGGCTGGAAAGCGCCAAAAGCAGCAAGCGTCATCCATAATGACTTTGAGAGGGGCTTTATCAGAGCTGAAGTGATAGGCTACGAGGACTACATAGCACATGGCGGTGAAAACGGAGCCAAAGAGGCTGGCAAAATGAGGCTTGAAGGAAAAGAGTACATCGTACAAGATGGCGATGTAATGCACTTTAGATTTAATGTCTAA